The Arthrobacter sp. NicSoilC5 genome has a window encoding:
- a CDS encoding Gfo/Idh/MocA family oxidoreductase encodes MNLSHIAAPADRPLGVGILGAGPVTQAIHLPALARLRDTLEVRHIMDVDPAVASSVAARVGAASSTSLEALLGDPGVEIVAICSPHQFHADQVIAACRAGKKAVLCEKPFAMNGDEAARIAEVSAATGVPIVVGAMHTFDPGWLAAEQNWGDLPAQAHTIRSSIVLPPNARFEDFATEIITRPTTGTPDYLDVEVIKAMMQGGIMGLAIHDLPLVRRFTPDFDEIEVLQARHVRPFGYAVSLRTPTRVIELRAVMNSTWKPEWTFEAIGDDSALRIDFTPSYVQAGSAVATFSRGSETSTFGPYGHNGYEGEWRELAELARGTRPAPSAQALIDDLTFALAISAATVQDVATGHAAATETAGATA; translated from the coding sequence TTGAACTTGTCCCACATCGCAGCGCCAGCAGACCGGCCCCTGGGCGTCGGCATCCTCGGCGCCGGGCCCGTCACCCAGGCCATCCACCTCCCGGCACTGGCACGGCTCCGGGACACCCTGGAAGTACGGCACATCATGGACGTGGACCCGGCCGTGGCCTCTTCGGTGGCGGCCCGGGTCGGGGCTGCATCCAGCACCAGCCTGGAGGCCCTGCTGGGTGATCCAGGCGTGGAGATCGTGGCGATCTGCAGCCCCCACCAGTTCCACGCGGACCAGGTCATTGCCGCGTGCCGGGCCGGCAAGAAAGCCGTGCTCTGCGAGAAGCCCTTCGCCATGAACGGTGACGAGGCAGCCAGGATCGCCGAAGTCAGCGCCGCGACGGGGGTCCCGATCGTGGTGGGGGCCATGCATACATTCGACCCCGGCTGGCTCGCGGCGGAACAGAACTGGGGCGATCTTCCCGCACAGGCGCACACCATCCGTTCATCCATCGTCCTCCCGCCGAACGCCCGATTCGAAGACTTCGCCACCGAGATCATTACCCGCCCCACCACCGGCACGCCCGATTATTTGGACGTCGAGGTCATCAAGGCCATGATGCAGGGCGGCATCATGGGCCTGGCCATCCACGACCTGCCCCTGGTGCGGCGCTTCACCCCGGACTTCGATGAGATCGAGGTGCTCCAGGCGCGGCACGTCCGGCCGTTCGGTTACGCCGTCTCACTCAGGACCCCCACCCGCGTCATCGAACTGCGTGCCGTCATGAACAGCACCTGGAAGCCCGAGTGGACCTTCGAGGCCATCGGTGACGACTCCGCGCTGCGGATCGACTTCACGCCGTCCTACGTCCAGGCCGGCTCCGCCGTCGCCACGTTCTCCCGGGGCAGCGAAACCAGCACCTTCGGTCCGTACGGCCACAACGGCTACGAAGGCGAGTGGCGTGAACTGGCTGAACTGGCCCGCGGCACGCGCCCGGCCCCCTCCGCCCAGGCCCTGATCGACGACCTCACCTTCGCCCTGGCCATCTCCGCGGCCACGGTGCAGGACGTTGCAACAGGACACGCGGCCGCCACGGAAACGGCAGGAGCCACCGCATGA
- a CDS encoding ROK family transcriptional regulator, whose protein sequence is MTSPTGRQAGKDSDVGSLSRAGDLFQLLRDGRARTRAELALSTGLARSTVASRIDALMLSGLVGPAGEALSSGGRPPSRFAFNPAARLVLAVDVGATHVIVAVTDLGGKILAEHRLEQQVADGPEAVLDQVVAQGKELLASAGRSVAELAGIGIGLPGPVEHDTGKPVKPPIMPGWDGFDVVSYVQRSLPVHVLVDNDVNIMALGEQSAHWPEHNNFFFVKVATGIGSGIISNGELQRGANGTAGDLGHVQVARGADVLCACGNYGCLEALASGPAVARSLREHGLDVGRGADVIRLAADGNLQAIQALRQAGRDIGEVLATVVNLLNPSVIVVGGSFGETGEHVVAGIREVVYRRSPPLATSHLRISVSRAGSQAGVLGASQLVTQYVLSPAIIEATLAGAIAG, encoded by the coding sequence ATGACTTCACCGACGGGCAGGCAGGCCGGAAAAGACTCCGATGTCGGCAGCCTGTCGCGTGCCGGGGACCTGTTCCAGCTGCTCCGCGACGGCAGGGCCCGCACCCGCGCCGAACTTGCCCTGAGCACGGGGCTGGCCCGCTCCACGGTGGCCTCCCGGATCGATGCGCTCATGCTGTCCGGCCTGGTGGGCCCGGCAGGGGAAGCCCTCTCCAGCGGCGGCAGGCCGCCGTCGCGCTTTGCCTTCAACCCCGCAGCGCGCCTGGTGCTGGCCGTGGACGTGGGTGCCACTCACGTCATCGTCGCGGTCACCGACCTCGGCGGGAAGATCCTTGCCGAACACCGGCTCGAGCAGCAGGTGGCCGACGGTCCGGAGGCCGTGCTGGACCAGGTGGTGGCCCAGGGCAAGGAGCTCCTCGCTTCGGCGGGACGCAGCGTCGCAGAACTTGCTGGAATCGGCATCGGACTGCCCGGCCCCGTGGAACATGACACCGGCAAACCGGTGAAGCCGCCCATCATGCCGGGCTGGGACGGGTTCGACGTGGTCAGCTACGTCCAGCGGTCCCTGCCCGTCCACGTGCTGGTGGACAACGACGTGAACATCATGGCCTTGGGGGAGCAGTCCGCACACTGGCCGGAGCACAACAACTTTTTCTTCGTCAAGGTGGCCACCGGCATCGGCTCCGGCATCATCAGCAACGGCGAGCTGCAACGCGGTGCCAACGGCACGGCGGGCGACCTGGGGCACGTGCAGGTGGCCCGGGGCGCGGATGTCCTCTGCGCCTGTGGAAACTACGGGTGCCTGGAGGCACTCGCGTCAGGTCCCGCCGTCGCGCGTTCCTTGCGGGAGCACGGACTGGACGTCGGGAGGGGCGCGGACGTGATCCGGCTCGCCGCAGACGGCAACCTGCAGGCCATCCAGGCGCTGCGCCAGGCAGGCCGGGACATCGGTGAGGTCCTGGCCACCGTGGTCAACCTGCTCAATCCGTCCGTGATTGTGGTGGGCGGCAGCTTTGGTGAGACGGGGGAGCACGTGGTGGCCGGCATCCGCGAAGTGGTGTACCGGCGCTCGCCCCCGCTGGCCACCTCACACCTGCGCATCAGCGTCTCCCGCGCCGGAAGCCAGGCTGGCGTGCTGGGGGCAAGCCAGCTGGTCACCCAGTACGTGCTCTCGCCCGCCATCATCGAAGCCACCCTGGCCGGCGCCATCGCCGGGTGA